One part of the Diadema setosum chromosome 22, eeDiaSeto1, whole genome shotgun sequence genome encodes these proteins:
- the LOC140245547 gene encoding beta-1,3-galactosyltransferase 5-like, whose amino-acid sequence MGSDVTVWYYGSPKVVGSWQSEHDNRADDDLVVQSRLRSTMQEAAVDWNRTTAPRCDNLSYPCKFELGSDVNPEMGTENDDISTMFELHLDKSDDSVRVDTKNSTYLDEPVDTHNYTYRHNPWLTCLEENNKKLQVLVVFLVLTAPGNFLRRQVIRSTYGDSASWNVTSNNMTVKTVFLLGAFENTTLQKEIDVEFDLHSDIVQEDFVDSYMNLTRKTVMGLKWVTKHCRQANFVIKIDDDTMVNQRNLLDILRTAPTSNFAAGRIWSAQSVVRNKNQRFYLSEEFFPHPTYPPYMDGPAYIMSTDVVKRVYREAIRTPLFPWEDAFIGICLKKAGIPVQDLKKFLKFRLIIDDMLPSDKIQLFTVITNMTPEMMTWLWKVGKVG is encoded by the coding sequence ATGGGTAGCGATGTCACCGTTTGGTATTATGGTTCCCCAAAAGTCGTCGGGTCGTGGCAAAGTGAGCACGATAATCGCGCGGACGACGACCTTGTCGTACAGTCTCGCTTGCGATCGACAATGCAAGAGGCGGCAGTGGATTGGAATAGGACAACCGCCCCACGCTGTGACAACCTATCATATCCTTGCAAATTCGAACTCGGTTCGGACGTGAATCCAGAGATGGGTACTGAGAACGACGATATATCCACGATGTTCGAACTACACCTCGACAAATCTGACGACAGCGTGCGTGTTGATACGAAGAATTCCACCTATCTCGACGAGCCCGTCGACACTCACAACTATACCTACCGTCACAATCCGTGGCTGACGTGTTTGGAGGAAAACAACAAGAAGTTGCAAGTTTTGGTTGTCTTCCTCGTTCTGACAGCCCCCGGGAATTTTCTCAGGCGCCAAGTCATTCGCTCGACCTACGGCGATTCCGCTTCCTGGAATGTTACAAGTAACAACATGACAGTTAAAACGGTGTTTCTCCTCGGCGCCTTTGAAAATACCACCCTGCAAAAGGAAATTGACGTCGAGTTCGACCTCCATTCCGACATCGTGCAGGAGGATTTTGTCGATAGCTACATGAATCTCACGCGTAAGACAGTCATGGGATTGAAGTGGGTCACGAAGCACTGTCGACAGGCCAATTTTGTTATTAAGATCGACGACGACACTATGGTGAATCAAAGAAATCTACTGGATATTTTGAGGACGGCTCCGACCTCAAATTTCGCAGCCGGCAGGATTTGGTCAGCACAAAGTGTGGTGCGAAACAAAAACCAACGATTTTACCTTTCTGAGGAGTTTTTTCCCCATCCAACATATCCTCCTTACATGGATGGCCCGGCATATATAATGTCAACCGATGTAGTCAAAAGGGTGTACCGCGAGGCAATCAGGACTCCCTTGTTTCCATGGGAAGATGCTTTTATTGGAATCTGTCTGAAAAAGGCGGGAATTCCCGTCCAAGACTTGAAGAAGTTTTTAAAGTTCCGCTTGATAATAGACGACATGCTTCCCAGCGACAAGATTCAGCTTTTCACTGTGATCACAAACATGACTCCAGAAATGATGACTTGGTTGTGGAAGGTTGGAAAAGTTGGCTGA